Proteins encoded within one genomic window of Paroedura picta isolate Pp20150507F chromosome 17, Ppicta_v3.0, whole genome shotgun sequence:
- the ERN2 gene encoding serine/threonine-protein kinase/endoribonuclease IRE2 isoform X4, translated as MQQPACTLGGRGGQGRPLAPGAMEKKKRGHWAVPRGAGWPVRGWDKMLPCSMAPQQSLSGPAPESLLFVSTLDGHLHAVSQRTGDIQWTLQDAPTLQAPVDVAEPAFLPDPSDGSLYVLGGKNKEGLMKLPFTIPELVQSSPCRSSDGILYTGKKEDTWFVVDPASGQKQTTLSTEAWDGLCPSAPFLYIGRTQYVLTMYDTKTRELRWNGTFLDYSALRHDDPDKEHGMVHLASSGEGLLVTAAQASGELLWTQDYGSPVVGVYTWHQDSLRRLPHLNVGTESLRYLALRARDIRPLNWHRGSPAEFATKTQLLPTLYVGRDASCFYALTSLVHAGVTLVPQGVTLARINGPTTEEVTLQKSGECKITPSTEVRYPKGSVTVPPSQWMLIGHHELPPVVHTTMLRAFPESLRRTPEALLAPTSAPKTLFDEFLTMDGGLAEGAGGSPGPAELPLEPPEADPAWGPWELVGSGITTVLLGGGILFLMLWLQRQNREQQRHLEQQLAQLLQHQGGLGGSPPSHSPAAAAPGASAEPTQAEQRAGPSSHSSAAPAAAAADPETFVVGKISFDPKEVVGRGAGGTCVFRGHFDGRKVAVKRLLPEYTHLVEREVQLLRESDEHPNVVRYFCTEKDRQFHYIALELCTATLQEYVESPSLGGRTLASSVSLLQQTMAGLAHLHALGIVHRDLKPCNILLSAPDIHGRIRAVLSDFGLCKKLQAGRSSFSLRSGIPGTEGWIAPEVLREAPRENPTPAVDIFSAGCVFYYVVSGGQHPFGDRLQRQGNILAGAHRLEHLQPETHENMVGLQLMEAMISSDPARRPTGAQVLAHPFFWSPAKLLQFLLDVSDRLEKEPVGGPLLGALEAGGEGVVRGNWRAHISVPLQTDLRKFRAYKGNSVRDLLRAMRNKKHHYRELPKEVQETLGEVPQDFVRYFTARFPRLLLHTHQALQPCAGERLLRPYYYHQEQGTGRGHVACKRPAFRS; from the exons ATGCAGCAGCCCGCCTGCaccttggggggcaggggggggcaagGCCGCCCCCTCGCCCCCGGagcaatggagaagaagaagagaggtcaTTGGGCCGTCCCAAGGGGGGCTGGCTGGCCGGTCCGTGGCTGGGACAAGATGCTGCCCTGCTCCATGGCCCCTCAGCAG AGCCTTTCTGGCCCTGCCCCAGAAAGTCTGCTCTTTGTCTCCACCCTGGACGGCCACCTCCATGCCGTGAGTCAGAGGACGGGGGACATCCAGTGGACCCTGCAAGATG CGCCGACTCTGCAGGCCCCCGTGGACGTGGCTGA GCCAGCCTTCCTTCCGGACCCCAGTGATGGGAGCCTCTACGTCCTGGGGGGCAAGAACAAGGAGGGCCTCATG AAGCTGCCGTTCACCATCCCAGAGCTGGTACAGTCCTCGCCGTGCCGGAGCTCCGACGGGATCCTCTACACAG GCAAGAAGGAGGACACCTGGTTCGTGGTGGACCCCGCATCGGGGCAGAAGCAGACCACGCTCTCCACCGAGGCCTGGGACGGGCTGTGCCCCTCGGCACCGTTCCTCTACATCGGACGTACCC AGTACGTCCTCACCATGTATGACACCAAGACCCGCGAGCTGCGCTGGAATGGCACCTTCCTGGACTACTCCGCACTGCGGCACGACGATCCAGACAAGGAGCACG GGATGGTTCATTTGGCTTCCAGCGGAGAGGGGCTGCTGGTGACGGCGGCCCAGGCCAGCGGGGAGCTGCTGTGGACGCAGGACTACGGGTCCCCCGTGGTGGGGGTCTACACCTGGCACCAGGACAGCCTGCGGCGCCTGCCCCACCTCAACGTCGGCACGGAGAGCCTGCGCTATCTGGCCCTGCGCGCCCGGGACATCCGCCCCCTCAACTGGCACCGGGGGTCCCCTGCGGAGTTTGCCACCAAGACGCAGCTGCT GCCAACGCTCTACGTGGGCAGAGATGCCAGCTGCTTCTATGCCTTGACGTCCCTGGTACATGCTGGAGTGACACTGGTG CCTCAGGGGGTGACGCTGGCTCGGATCAACGGCCCCACCACCGAGGAGGTCACGCTCCAAAAGTCGGGAGAGTGCAAAATCACGCCCAGCACAGAGGTCAGGTACCCGAAGGGCAGCGTCACTGTGCCTCCCAGCCAGTGGATGCTCATTG GGCACCACGAGCTGCCCCCGGTGGTCCACACCACCATGCTGAGGGCCTTTCCTGAGAGCCTGAGGAGGACCCCCGAGGCCCTGCTGGCCCCCACGTCCGCCCCCAAGACCCTCTTCGATGAG TTCCTGACGATGGATGGTGGCTTGGCGGAGGGAGCGGGTGGGAGCCCTGGCCCAGCAGAGCTGCCCCTGGAGCCTCCGGAGGCTGACCCAGCGTGGGGTCCCTGGGAGCTGGTGGGCTCAGGAATTACCACTGTGCTTCTGGGAGGGGGGATCCTCTTCCTCATGCTCTGG ctgcaGCGGCAGAACCGAGAGCAGCAGCGGCACCTGGAGCAGCAACTGGCCCAGCTCTTGCAGCAccagggaggcctgggggggtccCCTCCCAGCCACAGCCCAGCAGCAGCCGCCCCCGGGGCTTCCGCAGAGCCCACCCAGGCAGAGCAGAGGGCAGGGCCCTCCAGCCACAGCTCTGCCGCCCCAG cagcagcagcagctgaccCCGAGACCTTTGTCGTGGGGAAGATCTCCTTCGACCCCAAGGAAGTGGTGGGCCGTGGGGCAGGAGGCACTTGTGTCTTCAG GGGCCACTTTGACGGGCGCAAGGTGGCCGTGAAGCGCCTCTTGCCAGAGTACACCCACCTGGTGGAGCGGGAGGTCCAGCTCCTGCGCGAATCTGATGAGCACCCCAACGTGGTGCGCTACTTCTGCACGGAGAAGGACCGGCAGTTCCACTACATCGCCCTGGAGCTCTGCACCGCCACCCTGCAGGAG tacGTGGAGTCCCCCTCCCTCGGCGGCCGGACCCTCGCGTCCTCAGTCTCCCTGCTGCAGCAGACGATGGCTGGCTTGGCTCACCTGCACGCCCTGGGCATAG TCCACCGTGACTTGAAGCCCTGCAACATCCTGCTCTCGGCCCCCGACATCCACGGGCGGATCCGTGCCGTCCTCTCGGACTTCGGCCTGTGCAAGAAGCTGCAAGCCGGCCGGAGCAGCTTCAGCCTCCGCTCCGGCATCCCCGGCACGGAGGGCTGGATTGCCCCCGAGGTCCTACGGGAGGCTCCGCGGGAGAACCCG ACGCCGGCTGTGGACATCTTCTCTGCCGGCTGCGTCTTTTACTACGTGGTGTCTGGCGGGCAGCACCCCTTTGGAGACCGCCTGCAGCGCCAGGGCAACATTCTGGCCGGGGCCCACCGGCTGGAGCACCTGCAGCCAGAGACTCACG agaACATGGTCGGCCTGCAGTTGATGGAAGCCATGATCAGCAGCGACCCCGCCAGGAGGCCCACAGGGGCCCAGGTCCTGGCCCACCCCTTCTTCTGGAGCCCAGCCAAGTTGCTGCAGTTTCTCCTG GATGTCAGCGACCGCCTGGAGAAGGAGCCGGTGGGCGGGCCCCTCCTCGGAGCCTTGGAGgccgggggagagggggtggtGAGAGGcaactggagggcccacatctctgTCCCCCTGCAGACGG acCTCAGGAAGTTCCGGGCCTACAAAGGCAACTCTGTGCGCGACCTCTTGAGGGCCATGAGGAACAAg AAGCACCACTACCGCGAGCTGCCCAAGGAGGTCCAGGAGACGCTGGGGGAGGTCCCACAGGACTTTGTGCGCTACTTCACGGCTCGCTTCCCCCGCCTCCTCCTGCACACCCACCAGGCCCTGCAGCCCTGTGCTGGCGAGAGACTGCTGCGGCCGTACTACTACCACCAGGAGCAGGGGACAGGGCGTGGCCACGTGGCCTGCAAAAGACCAGCCTTTCGGAGCTGA
- the ERN2 gene encoding serine/threonine-protein kinase/endoribonuclease IRE2 isoform X6, translating to MHGDWSNWFVFLHTGMRAAGSVPRPTKSLSGPAPESLLFVSTLDGHLHAVSQRTGDIQWTLQDAPTLQAPVDVAEPAFLPDPSDGSLYVLGGKNKEGLMKLPFTIPELVQSSPCRSSDGILYTGKKEDTWFVVDPASGQKQTTLSTEAWDGLCPSAPFLYIGRTQYVLTMYDTKTRELRWNGTFLDYSALRHDDPDKEHGMVHLASSGEGLLVTAAQASGELLWTQDYGSPVVGVYTWHQDSLRRLPHLNVGTESLRYLALRARDIRPLNWHRGSPAEFATKTQLLPTLYVGRDASCFYALTSLVHAGVTLVPQGVTLARINGPTTEEVTLQKSGECKITPSTEVRYPKGSVTVPPSQWMLIGHHELPPVVHTTMLRAFPESLRRTPEALLAPTSAPKTLFDEFLTMDGGLAEGAGGSPGPAELPLEPPEADPAWGPWELVGSGITTVLLGGGILFLMLWQLQRQNREQQRHLEQQLAQLLQHQGGLGGSPPSHSPAAAAPGASAEPTQAEQRAGPSSHSSAAPAAAAAADPETFVVGKISFDPKEVVGRGAGGTCVFRGHFDGRKVAVKRLLPEYTHLVEREVQLLRESDEHPNVVRYFCTEKDRQFHYIALELCTATLQEYVESPSLGGRTLASSVSLLQQTMAGLAHLHALGIVHRDLKPCNILLSAPDIHGRIRAVLSDFGLCKKLQAGRSSFSLRSGIPGTEGWIAPEVLREAPRENPTPAVDIFSAGCVFYYVVSGGQHPFGDRLQRQGNILAGAHRLEHLQPETHENMVGLQLMEAMISSDPARRPTGAQVLAHPFFWSPAKLLQFLLDVSDRLEKEPVGGPLLGALEAGGEGVVRGNWRAHISVPLQTDLRKFRAYKGNSVRDLLRAMRNKKHHYRELPKEVQETLGEVPQDFVRYFTARFPRLLLHTHQALQPCAGERLLRPYYYHQEQGTGRGHVACKRPAFRS from the exons atgcatggggACTGGTCCAACTGGTTTGTGTTTCTGCATACAGGAATGCGAGCAGCAGGATCCGTGCCAAGGCCAACCAAG AGCCTTTCTGGCCCTGCCCCAGAAAGTCTGCTCTTTGTCTCCACCCTGGACGGCCACCTCCATGCCGTGAGTCAGAGGACGGGGGACATCCAGTGGACCCTGCAAGATG CGCCGACTCTGCAGGCCCCCGTGGACGTGGCTGA GCCAGCCTTCCTTCCGGACCCCAGTGATGGGAGCCTCTACGTCCTGGGGGGCAAGAACAAGGAGGGCCTCATG AAGCTGCCGTTCACCATCCCAGAGCTGGTACAGTCCTCGCCGTGCCGGAGCTCCGACGGGATCCTCTACACAG GCAAGAAGGAGGACACCTGGTTCGTGGTGGACCCCGCATCGGGGCAGAAGCAGACCACGCTCTCCACCGAGGCCTGGGACGGGCTGTGCCCCTCGGCACCGTTCCTCTACATCGGACGTACCC AGTACGTCCTCACCATGTATGACACCAAGACCCGCGAGCTGCGCTGGAATGGCACCTTCCTGGACTACTCCGCACTGCGGCACGACGATCCAGACAAGGAGCACG GGATGGTTCATTTGGCTTCCAGCGGAGAGGGGCTGCTGGTGACGGCGGCCCAGGCCAGCGGGGAGCTGCTGTGGACGCAGGACTACGGGTCCCCCGTGGTGGGGGTCTACACCTGGCACCAGGACAGCCTGCGGCGCCTGCCCCACCTCAACGTCGGCACGGAGAGCCTGCGCTATCTGGCCCTGCGCGCCCGGGACATCCGCCCCCTCAACTGGCACCGGGGGTCCCCTGCGGAGTTTGCCACCAAGACGCAGCTGCT GCCAACGCTCTACGTGGGCAGAGATGCCAGCTGCTTCTATGCCTTGACGTCCCTGGTACATGCTGGAGTGACACTGGTG CCTCAGGGGGTGACGCTGGCTCGGATCAACGGCCCCACCACCGAGGAGGTCACGCTCCAAAAGTCGGGAGAGTGCAAAATCACGCCCAGCACAGAGGTCAGGTACCCGAAGGGCAGCGTCACTGTGCCTCCCAGCCAGTGGATGCTCATTG GGCACCACGAGCTGCCCCCGGTGGTCCACACCACCATGCTGAGGGCCTTTCCTGAGAGCCTGAGGAGGACCCCCGAGGCCCTGCTGGCCCCCACGTCCGCCCCCAAGACCCTCTTCGATGAG TTCCTGACGATGGATGGTGGCTTGGCGGAGGGAGCGGGTGGGAGCCCTGGCCCAGCAGAGCTGCCCCTGGAGCCTCCGGAGGCTGACCCAGCGTGGGGTCCCTGGGAGCTGGTGGGCTCAGGAATTACCACTGTGCTTCTGGGAGGGGGGATCCTCTTCCTCATGCTCTGG cagctgcaGCGGCAGAACCGAGAGCAGCAGCGGCACCTGGAGCAGCAACTGGCCCAGCTCTTGCAGCAccagggaggcctgggggggtccCCTCCCAGCCACAGCCCAGCAGCAGCCGCCCCCGGGGCTTCCGCAGAGCCCACCCAGGCAGAGCAGAGGGCAGGGCCCTCCAGCCACAGCTCTGCCGCCCCAG cagcagcagcagcagctgaccCCGAGACCTTTGTCGTGGGGAAGATCTCCTTCGACCCCAAGGAAGTGGTGGGCCGTGGGGCAGGAGGCACTTGTGTCTTCAG GGGCCACTTTGACGGGCGCAAGGTGGCCGTGAAGCGCCTCTTGCCAGAGTACACCCACCTGGTGGAGCGGGAGGTCCAGCTCCTGCGCGAATCTGATGAGCACCCCAACGTGGTGCGCTACTTCTGCACGGAGAAGGACCGGCAGTTCCACTACATCGCCCTGGAGCTCTGCACCGCCACCCTGCAGGAG tacGTGGAGTCCCCCTCCCTCGGCGGCCGGACCCTCGCGTCCTCAGTCTCCCTGCTGCAGCAGACGATGGCTGGCTTGGCTCACCTGCACGCCCTGGGCATAG TCCACCGTGACTTGAAGCCCTGCAACATCCTGCTCTCGGCCCCCGACATCCACGGGCGGATCCGTGCCGTCCTCTCGGACTTCGGCCTGTGCAAGAAGCTGCAAGCCGGCCGGAGCAGCTTCAGCCTCCGCTCCGGCATCCCCGGCACGGAGGGCTGGATTGCCCCCGAGGTCCTACGGGAGGCTCCGCGGGAGAACCCG ACGCCGGCTGTGGACATCTTCTCTGCCGGCTGCGTCTTTTACTACGTGGTGTCTGGCGGGCAGCACCCCTTTGGAGACCGCCTGCAGCGCCAGGGCAACATTCTGGCCGGGGCCCACCGGCTGGAGCACCTGCAGCCAGAGACTCACG agaACATGGTCGGCCTGCAGTTGATGGAAGCCATGATCAGCAGCGACCCCGCCAGGAGGCCCACAGGGGCCCAGGTCCTGGCCCACCCCTTCTTCTGGAGCCCAGCCAAGTTGCTGCAGTTTCTCCTG GATGTCAGCGACCGCCTGGAGAAGGAGCCGGTGGGCGGGCCCCTCCTCGGAGCCTTGGAGgccgggggagagggggtggtGAGAGGcaactggagggcccacatctctgTCCCCCTGCAGACGG acCTCAGGAAGTTCCGGGCCTACAAAGGCAACTCTGTGCGCGACCTCTTGAGGGCCATGAGGAACAAg AAGCACCACTACCGCGAGCTGCCCAAGGAGGTCCAGGAGACGCTGGGGGAGGTCCCACAGGACTTTGTGCGCTACTTCACGGCTCGCTTCCCCCGCCTCCTCCTGCACACCCACCAGGCCCTGCAGCCCTGTGCTGGCGAGAGACTGCTGCGGCCGTACTACTACCACCAGGAGCAGGGGACAGGGCGTGGCCACGTGGCCTGCAAAAGACCAGCCTTTCGGAGCTGA
- the ERN2 gene encoding serine/threonine-protein kinase/endoribonuclease IRE2 isoform X5, which yields MCGSCGPRRSLPAALHLLPLGLLLLAVAAGAQSLSGPAPESLLFVSTLDGHLHAVSQRTGDIQWTLQDAPTLQAPVDVAEPAFLPDPSDGSLYVLGGKNKEGLMKLPFTIPELVQSSPCRSSDGILYTGKKEDTWFVVDPASGQKQTTLSTEAWDGLCPSAPFLYIGRTQYVLTMYDTKTRELRWNGTFLDYSALRHDDPDKEHGMVHLASSGEGLLVTAAQASGELLWTQDYGSPVVGVYTWHQDSLRRLPHLNVGTESLRYLALRARDIRPLNWHRGSPAEFATKTQLLPTLYVGRDASCFYALTSLVHAGVTLVPQGVTLARINGPTTEEVTLQKSGECKITPSTEVRYPKGSVTVPPSQWMLIGHHELPPVVHTTMLRAFPESLRRTPEALLAPTSAPKTLFDEFLTMDGGLAEGAGGSPGPAELPLEPPEADPAWGPWELVGSGITTVLLGGGILFLMLWQLQRQNREQQRHLEQQLAQLLQHQGGLGGSPPSHSPAAAAPGASAEPTQAEQRAGPSSHSSAAPAAAAAADPETFVVGKISFDPKEVVGRGAGGTCVFRGHFDGRKVAVKRLLPEYTHLVEREVQLLRESDEHPNVVRYFCTEKDRQFHYIALELCTATLQEYVESPSLGGRTLASSVSLLQQTMAGLAHLHALGIVHRDLKPCNILLSAPDIHGRIRAVLSDFGLCKKLQAGRSSFSLRSGIPGTEGWIAPEVLREAPRENPTPAVDIFSAGCVFYYVVSGGQHPFGDRLQRQGNILAGAHRLEHLQPETHENMVGLQLMEAMISSDPARRPTGAQVLAHPFFWSPAKLLQFLLDVSDRLEKEPVGGPLLGALEAGGEGVVRGNWRAHISVPLQTDLRKFRAYKGNSVRDLLRAMRNKKHHYRELPKEVQETLGEVPQDFVRYFTARFPRLLLHTHQALQPCAGERLLRPYYYHQEQGTGRGHVACKRPAFRS from the exons ATGTGCGGCTCCTGCGGGCCCCGACGGAGCCTCCCCGCCGCGCTCcatctgctgcctctggggctccTGCTGCTGGCGGTGGCGGCGGGGGCGCAG AGCCTTTCTGGCCCTGCCCCAGAAAGTCTGCTCTTTGTCTCCACCCTGGACGGCCACCTCCATGCCGTGAGTCAGAGGACGGGGGACATCCAGTGGACCCTGCAAGATG CGCCGACTCTGCAGGCCCCCGTGGACGTGGCTGA GCCAGCCTTCCTTCCGGACCCCAGTGATGGGAGCCTCTACGTCCTGGGGGGCAAGAACAAGGAGGGCCTCATG AAGCTGCCGTTCACCATCCCAGAGCTGGTACAGTCCTCGCCGTGCCGGAGCTCCGACGGGATCCTCTACACAG GCAAGAAGGAGGACACCTGGTTCGTGGTGGACCCCGCATCGGGGCAGAAGCAGACCACGCTCTCCACCGAGGCCTGGGACGGGCTGTGCCCCTCGGCACCGTTCCTCTACATCGGACGTACCC AGTACGTCCTCACCATGTATGACACCAAGACCCGCGAGCTGCGCTGGAATGGCACCTTCCTGGACTACTCCGCACTGCGGCACGACGATCCAGACAAGGAGCACG GGATGGTTCATTTGGCTTCCAGCGGAGAGGGGCTGCTGGTGACGGCGGCCCAGGCCAGCGGGGAGCTGCTGTGGACGCAGGACTACGGGTCCCCCGTGGTGGGGGTCTACACCTGGCACCAGGACAGCCTGCGGCGCCTGCCCCACCTCAACGTCGGCACGGAGAGCCTGCGCTATCTGGCCCTGCGCGCCCGGGACATCCGCCCCCTCAACTGGCACCGGGGGTCCCCTGCGGAGTTTGCCACCAAGACGCAGCTGCT GCCAACGCTCTACGTGGGCAGAGATGCCAGCTGCTTCTATGCCTTGACGTCCCTGGTACATGCTGGAGTGACACTGGTG CCTCAGGGGGTGACGCTGGCTCGGATCAACGGCCCCACCACCGAGGAGGTCACGCTCCAAAAGTCGGGAGAGTGCAAAATCACGCCCAGCACAGAGGTCAGGTACCCGAAGGGCAGCGTCACTGTGCCTCCCAGCCAGTGGATGCTCATTG GGCACCACGAGCTGCCCCCGGTGGTCCACACCACCATGCTGAGGGCCTTTCCTGAGAGCCTGAGGAGGACCCCCGAGGCCCTGCTGGCCCCCACGTCCGCCCCCAAGACCCTCTTCGATGAG TTCCTGACGATGGATGGTGGCTTGGCGGAGGGAGCGGGTGGGAGCCCTGGCCCAGCAGAGCTGCCCCTGGAGCCTCCGGAGGCTGACCCAGCGTGGGGTCCCTGGGAGCTGGTGGGCTCAGGAATTACCACTGTGCTTCTGGGAGGGGGGATCCTCTTCCTCATGCTCTGG cagctgcaGCGGCAGAACCGAGAGCAGCAGCGGCACCTGGAGCAGCAACTGGCCCAGCTCTTGCAGCAccagggaggcctgggggggtccCCTCCCAGCCACAGCCCAGCAGCAGCCGCCCCCGGGGCTTCCGCAGAGCCCACCCAGGCAGAGCAGAGGGCAGGGCCCTCCAGCCACAGCTCTGCCGCCCCAG cagcagcagcagcagctgaccCCGAGACCTTTGTCGTGGGGAAGATCTCCTTCGACCCCAAGGAAGTGGTGGGCCGTGGGGCAGGAGGCACTTGTGTCTTCAG GGGCCACTTTGACGGGCGCAAGGTGGCCGTGAAGCGCCTCTTGCCAGAGTACACCCACCTGGTGGAGCGGGAGGTCCAGCTCCTGCGCGAATCTGATGAGCACCCCAACGTGGTGCGCTACTTCTGCACGGAGAAGGACCGGCAGTTCCACTACATCGCCCTGGAGCTCTGCACCGCCACCCTGCAGGAG tacGTGGAGTCCCCCTCCCTCGGCGGCCGGACCCTCGCGTCCTCAGTCTCCCTGCTGCAGCAGACGATGGCTGGCTTGGCTCACCTGCACGCCCTGGGCATAG TCCACCGTGACTTGAAGCCCTGCAACATCCTGCTCTCGGCCCCCGACATCCACGGGCGGATCCGTGCCGTCCTCTCGGACTTCGGCCTGTGCAAGAAGCTGCAAGCCGGCCGGAGCAGCTTCAGCCTCCGCTCCGGCATCCCCGGCACGGAGGGCTGGATTGCCCCCGAGGTCCTACGGGAGGCTCCGCGGGAGAACCCG ACGCCGGCTGTGGACATCTTCTCTGCCGGCTGCGTCTTTTACTACGTGGTGTCTGGCGGGCAGCACCCCTTTGGAGACCGCCTGCAGCGCCAGGGCAACATTCTGGCCGGGGCCCACCGGCTGGAGCACCTGCAGCCAGAGACTCACG agaACATGGTCGGCCTGCAGTTGATGGAAGCCATGATCAGCAGCGACCCCGCCAGGAGGCCCACAGGGGCCCAGGTCCTGGCCCACCCCTTCTTCTGGAGCCCAGCCAAGTTGCTGCAGTTTCTCCTG GATGTCAGCGACCGCCTGGAGAAGGAGCCGGTGGGCGGGCCCCTCCTCGGAGCCTTGGAGgccgggggagagggggtggtGAGAGGcaactggagggcccacatctctgTCCCCCTGCAGACGG acCTCAGGAAGTTCCGGGCCTACAAAGGCAACTCTGTGCGCGACCTCTTGAGGGCCATGAGGAACAAg AAGCACCACTACCGCGAGCTGCCCAAGGAGGTCCAGGAGACGCTGGGGGAGGTCCCACAGGACTTTGTGCGCTACTTCACGGCTCGCTTCCCCCGCCTCCTCCTGCACACCCACCAGGCCCTGCAGCCCTGTGCTGGCGAGAGACTGCTGCGGCCGTACTACTACCACCAGGAGCAGGGGACAGGGCGTGGCCACGTGGCCTGCAAAAGACCAGCCTTTCGGAGCTGA